The Primulina eburnea isolate SZY01 chromosome 8, ASM2296580v1, whole genome shotgun sequence genome contains a region encoding:
- the LOC140839799 gene encoding protein SHOOT GRAVITROPISM 6-like isoform X6, whose amino-acid sequence MVGLVTRRQLKSALPRLIPTILELYKKDQDIAFVATCSLNKLLNASLLSESGPPLLDFEDLTVILSTLLPVVCINSDSKQSSDFSVGLKTYNEVQHCFLTVGTVYPEDLFVFLLNKCRSKEESLTFGALSVLKHLLPRLSEAWHTKKPLLVEAVKHLLDKHNLAVREALAELIVVMASHCYLVGPPGEFFVEYLVRHCAMPDSDGEANESSKEFNQSTGSSYAVLYKKTEVKFGGVSPTNLRAICEKGLLLITVTVPVMELVLWPFLLKMIIPRIYTGAVATVCRCISELCRNKSLGDTILSDGKIRSGIPNPEDLFARLVVLLHNPLAREQLVTQILTVLYNLASIFPKNIILFWQDEIPKMKAYVSDPEDLKEDPLYQETWDDMIINFIAESLDVIQDVDWVISLGNSFSNQYELYQSDDEHSALLHRCLGILLQKVHDRTYVRAKIDLMYVQADIALPVNRLGLAKAMGLVATSHLDTVLDKLKDILDNVDQSLFRRILSFFSDRDKMEESDDVHASLALMYGYAAKYAPSTIIEARIDALVGTNMLSRLLHVHHPTAKQAVITAIGLLGQAVISAASCGKSFPLRKRDLLLDYILTLMGRDDEDEHSDSNLELLNTQCLALSACTTLISVEPKLTIETRNHVLKATLGFFGLPNDPPDVINGLVQHLITLLCAILVTSGEDGRSRAEQLLHILRQIDPYVSSSLDHQRTRGCLAAHEMLLKFRAICVGGYCSLGCQGNCTHSKQSERGLHGNVSKLPSAFASPSRDALCLGERIMLYLPRCADPNPEARNISAQIINLFFSISLSLPRSTNSILGLDIESCYSALSALEDVIAILRSDASLDPSEVFNRIVSSVCILFSKDELVAALHVSSTAICDKIRLSAEGAVQAVTEFITKRGNELSEVDISRTTQSLLSAAIHVTEKYLRHETLNVISSLAEKTSSRIVFNEVLVAAERDIATKDVSRLRGGWPIQDAFYVFSQHSVLAYSFLEHLTSILNQTSIFQGDSRKGENSNRFGEGHLDDNMLNAAVIALTAFFRGGGKVGKRAVEQNYGSVVATLVLHLGSCQNLANAGQQEPLRTLLGAFNAFCECVGDLEMGKILARNREQNEEEAWIALIGDLAGCISIKRPKEVSAICLILSKSLDQPYRFLREAAAAALSEFVRFSDCIGPILENMVEGLCRHVSNDSPTVRRLSLRGLVQMPPVHVVQYTTQILSVIVALLDDLDESVQLTAVSCLLTVLGSPSIDAVDPILLNLSVRLRNLQICMNAEIRANAFSAFGALSSYGYGTQHDAFLEQVHATFPRLVLHLHDDDLGVRRACRNTFKSVVPLLEFDGMAALVNTHRFSSDHRSDYEDFLRDLAKQFTQRMPSWVDAYMASIIQAFEAPWPVIQANAIYLCCSVISVSNDQHISSIYHSQVFGILVGKISQSSDAIVRATCSLALGLLLKSTYPSSWKVARLDPGNSILAGSESDSSRRT is encoded by the exons ATGGTTGGTCTTGTAACTAGGAGACAACTGAAATCGGCTTTGCCAAGGCTCATACCCACTATTTTGGAATT GTATAAGAAGGATCAAGATATTGCCTTTGTGGCAACATGTAGTCTCAACAAGCTCCTGAATGCATCTCTACTTTCTGAAAGTGGTCCACCGTTGCTTGATTTTGAG GACCTTACTGTCATTTTATCAACGCTTCTTCCAGTGGTTTGCATCAATAGTGACAGTAAGCAGAGTTCTGATTTTTCAGTGGGACTAAAG ACTTACAATGAAGTTCAACATTGCTTTCTCACGGTTGGTACGGTTTACCCAGAGGATCTTTTTGTCTTTCTTCTCAAT AAATGCAGGTCGAAAGAAGAATCTCTGACTTTTGGTGCACTATCTGTCCTGAAGCACCTTCTGCCGAG ATTGTCTGAAGCTTGGCACACCAAAAAGCCCTTGCTGGTTGAAGCAGTGAAACATTTGTTAGACAAGCATAATTTGGCTGTTCGCGAAGCACTTGCAGAG TTAATTGTCGTTATGGCTTCCCACTGTTACTTGGTTGGTCCACCAGGAGAGTTCTTTGTAGAATATCTTGTACGACACTGTGCGATGCCTGATTCGGACGGTGAAGCCAATGAGAGCTCCAAGGAATTCAATCAGTCGACTGGCTCATCATATGCTGTCCTATACAAGAAGACAGAG GTAAAATTTGGAGGCGTCAGTCCAACAAATTTACGGGCAATTTGTGAAAAAGGTCTTCTTTTGATAACAGTAACTGTTCCTGTGATGGAG CTTGTGCTCTGGCCATTTTTGCTGAAAATGATCATTCCACGAATTTATACTGGTGCTGTTGCCACG GTTTGCAGATGCATCTCAGAATTATGCAGAAACAAAAGTCTAGGTGATACGATTCTTTCTGATGGTAAAATTCGTAGCGGTATTCCTAATCCTGAG GATCTTTTTGCACGGCTTGTGGTACTTCTTCACAATCCATTGGCGAGGGAGCAGTTGGTGACTCAGATTTTAACA GTCCTGTATAACTTAGCTTCTATATTTCCCAAGAATATTATTCTGTTTTGGCAAGATGAG ATTCCCAAAATGAAAGCTTATGTGAGTGATCCGGAAGACCTAAAGGAGGATCCATTATATCAAGAGACATGGGATGACATGATTATCAAC TTTATTGCAGAATCTTTGGATGTGATTCAAGATGTTGATTGGGTGATCTCTCTAGGAAATTCATTCTCAAATCAATATGAACTTTATCAATCGGATGATGAACATTCTGCGCTGCTTCACCG GTGTCTTGGCATATTGCTGCAGAAAGTTCATGACAGAACCTATGTTCGGGCTAAAATTGATTTGATGTACGTGCAAGCTGATATCGCTTTGCCCGTGAATAGACTTGGTTTGGCTAAGGCAATGGGATTG GTTGCCACTTCGCACTTGGACACAGTTCTGGATAAGTTGAAAGACATTCTTGATAATGTTGATCAGAGCCTCTTCCGAAG AATTCTGTCATTCTTTTCTGATAGAGACAAAATGGAAGAATCAGATGATGTTCATGCTTCTTTGGCTCTTATGTATGGATATGCTGCGAAATATGCTCCATCAACAATTATTGAAGCCAGAATAGATGCACTTGTG GGGACTAATATGCTTTCTCGTCTCCTTCATGTACACCATCCCACAGCGAAGCAGGCAGTTATAACTGCTATTGGTTTGCTAG GCCAGGCTGTCATTTCTGCTGCTTCATGTGGTAAATCATTCCCATTGAGAAAGAGAGATCTGCTACTTGACTACATCTTAACTTTGATGGGTCGTGACGATGAAGATGAACATTCTGATTCTAATCTGGAGCTTCTAAACACTCAG TGCCTTGCTTTAAGTGCTTGTACTACTTTGATTTCTGTGGAGCCTAAATTGACGATTGAAACAAGAAACCATGTTCTAAAG GCCACCTTAGGGTTTTTTGGTTTACCAAATGATCCGCCTGATGTCATAAATGGGCTCGTACAACACCTTATTACTCTCTTGTGTGCTATTCTTGTTACAAG TGGAGAGGATGGAAGAAGTCGAGCAGAACAGCTACTGCATATCTTGAGACAGATTGATCCCTATGTTTCCTCCTCTCTTGATCATCAAAGAACAAGAGGTTGTCTCGCGGCTCACGAGATGCTTCTTAAGTTCCGGGCGATATGCGTTGGTGGATACTGTTCACTTGGCTGCCAAGGAAATTGCACCCACTCCAAACAAAGCGAACGTGGTTTGCATGGAAATGTTTCAAAGTTACCAT CTGCATTTGCGTCTCCAAGTCGTGATGCTTTGTGCCTGGGGGAGAGGATCATGTTATATCTTCCTCGCTGCGCTGATCCAAATCCTGAAGCTAGAAACATTTCTGCACAG attattaatttatttttcagtatATCTCTTTCATTACCAAGGTCTACAAACTCTATTCTTGGACTTGATATTGAATCGTGTTATAGTGCTTTGTCTGCATTAGAGGATGTTATTGCTATCTTAAGGAGT gatgcttcacttGATCCATCAGAGGTATTTAACAGGATTGTTTCCtctgtatgtatattattttccAAAGATGAG CTTGTTGCTGCACTACATGTTTCCTCAACAGCTATCTGTGACAAAATCAGGCTATCTGCGGAAGGGGCAGTTCAAGCTGTGACCGAGTTCATCACAAAGAGGGGAAATGAGCTGAGCGAGGTTGATATCTCAAG GACCACACAGTCTTTGCTCTCTGCTGCAATTCATGTAACTGAGAAATACCTACGTCACGAAACTCTTAATGTT ATATCCTCTCTTGCTGAGAAAACCAGCTCAAGAATTGTTTTCAATGAAGTCTTGGTTGCTGCCGAGAGAGATATAGCCACCAAAGATGTATCTAGACTACGTGGTGGCTGGCCAATCCAGGATGCATTTTAT GTGTTTTCCCAGCATTCAGTACTTGCATATTCATTCCTGGAGCATTTAACTTCTATTCTGAATCAGACATCTATCTTTCAAGGTGACTCTAGGAAGGGAGAAAATTCCAACAGGTTTGGGGAAGGTCATTTGGATGATAATATGTTGAACGCTGCTGTTATAGCACTTACAGCATTCTTCAG AGGTGGTGGTAAAGTTGGAAAAAGGGCCGTCGAGCAAAACTATGGTTCTGTCGTTGCAACCCTGGTGCTTCACTTGGGAAGTTGTCAAAATTTAGCGAATGCTGGTCAGCAGGAGCCACTACG CACACTTCTGGGTGCATTCAATGCATTCTGTGAATGCGTTGGCGATCTGGAGATGGGAAAG ATTCTGGCTAGAAACAGAGAACAAAATGAAGAGGAGGCATGGATTGCTCTCATCGGGGACCTGGCTGGGTGTATTTCAATAAAAAGGCCGAAAGAG GTCTCTGCAATATGTTTGATTCTCAGCAAATCCTTAGACCAGCCATACAGATTTTTGAGGGAAGCCGCCGCCGCTGCGTTGTCGGAGTTTGTGAGGTTTAG TGATTGCATTGGTCCTATATTGGAGAACATGGTTGAAGGACTGTGTCGACATGTTTCTAATGATTCCCCAACTGTTAGACGCCTAAGTTTGAGAGGACTTGTCCAG ATGCCACCAGTCCATGTTGTCCAGTATACCACTCAAATTCTGAGTGTCATAGTTGCTTTGCTGGATGATCTAGATGAATCAGTTCAGCTTACTGCTGTCTCATGTTTGCTCACG GTTCTTGGATCACCTTCCATTGATGCGGTGGATCCCATTTTGCTGAACCTATCTGTTCGGCTTCGCAATCTTCAA ATATGCATGAATGCTGAAATCAGAGCCAATGCATTTTCAGCATTTGGAGCACTGAGCAGCTATGGGTATGGGACGCAGCATGACGCATTCCTTGAGCAG GTTCATGCAACCTTTCCACGTCTAGTGTTACATCTTCATGATGATGATCTTGGGGTACGACGAGCTTGCCGG AACACTTTCAAATCCGTTGTTCCTCTGTTGGAATTTGATGGTATGGCTGCTCTTGTCAACACTCATCGTTTTAGTTCTGATCATCG AAGTGACTACGAAGATTTCCTGAGAGACTTGGCTAAGCAATTTACTCAGCGTATGCCTTCCTGGGTTGATGCATACATGGCTTCAATAATACAG GCTTTTGAAGCTCCTTGGCCGGTAATACAAGCCAACGCTATTTATTTGTGTTGCAGTGTCATTTCGGTTTCAAATGATCAGCATATTTCCTCCATTTACCACAGCCAG GTGTTCGGAATATTGGTTGGAAAGATAAGCCAGTCATCTGACGCAATTGTTAGAGCTACATGTTCCTTGGCCCTTGGTTTATTACTGAAGTCAACGTATCCAAGTTCATGGAAAGTTGCTCGGCTCGATCCAGGGAACTCTATCCTAGCGGGAAGTGAGTCTGATTCTTCTAGGAGGACTTGA
- the LOC140839799 gene encoding protein SHOOT GRAVITROPISM 6-like isoform X1, whose protein sequence is MASSSSGIPAPEAVQVLVSSLADESSIVREASVAALKDIASLNPLLLLDCCATVSRGGRRRFGNMTGLFQVMSVAIRELDKDDVEPHYMAKLAKIAMTELVSTKELNADWQRAGAGVLMALGSHLPDLMLEEIFLHLSSSNLAVPAMVQILADFASSDAFQFTPRLKGVLMRVLPILGNVKDIHRPIFANAFKSWCQACWQYSVDFPLSTVIDGDVTSFLNSAFELLLRVWANTRDLKVRISTVEALGQMVGLVTRRQLKSALPRLIPTILELYKKDQDIAFVATCSLNKLLNASLLSESGPPLLDFEDLTVILSTLLPVVCINSDSKQSSDFSVGLKTYNEVQHCFLTVGTVYPEDLFVFLLNKCRSKEESLTFGALSVLKHLLPRLSEAWHTKKPLLVEAVKHLLDKHNLAVREALAELIVVMASHCYLVGPPGEFFVEYLVRHCAMPDSDGEANESSKEFNQSTGSSYAVLYKKTEVKFGGVSPTNLRAICEKGLLLITVTVPVMELVLWPFLLKMIIPRIYTGAVATVCRCISELCRNKSLGDTILSDGKIRSGIPNPEDLFARLVVLLHNPLAREQLVTQILTVLYNLASIFPKNIILFWQDEIPKMKAYVSDPEDLKEDPLYQETWDDMIINFIAESLDVIQDVDWVISLGNSFSNQYELYQSDDEHSALLHRCLGILLQKVHDRTYVRAKIDLMYVQADIALPVNRLGLAKAMGLVATSHLDTVLDKLKDILDNVDQSLFRRILSFFSDRDKMEESDDVHASLALMYGYAAKYAPSTIIEARIDALVGTNMLSRLLHVHHPTAKQAVITAIGLLGQAVISAASCGKSFPLRKRDLLLDYILTLMGRDDEDEHSDSNLELLNTQCLALSACTTLISVEPKLTIETRNHVLKATLGFFGLPNDPPDVINGLVQHLITLLCAILVTSGEDGRSRAEQLLHILRQIDPYVSSSLDHQRTRGCLAAHEMLLKFRAICVGGYCSLGCQGNCTHSKQSERGLHGNVSKLPSAFASPSRDALCLGERIMLYLPRCADPNPEARNISAQIINLFFSISLSLPRSTNSILGLDIESCYSALSALEDVIAILRSDASLDPSEVFNRIVSSVCILFSKDELVAALHVSSTAICDKIRLSAEGAVQAVTEFITKRGNELSEVDISRTTQSLLSAAIHVTEKYLRHETLNVISSLAEKTSSRIVFNEVLVAAERDIATKDVSRLRGGWPIQDAFYVFSQHSVLAYSFLEHLTSILNQTSIFQGDSRKGENSNRFGEGHLDDNMLNAAVIALTAFFRGGGKVGKRAVEQNYGSVVATLVLHLGSCQNLANAGQQEPLRTLLGAFNAFCECVGDLEMGKILARNREQNEEEAWIALIGDLAGCISIKRPKEVSAICLILSKSLDQPYRFLREAAAAALSEFVRFSDCIGPILENMVEGLCRHVSNDSPTVRRLSLRGLVQMPPVHVVQYTTQILSVIVALLDDLDESVQLTAVSCLLTVLGSPSIDAVDPILLNLSVRLRNLQICMNAEIRANAFSAFGALSSYGYGTQHDAFLEQVHATFPRLVLHLHDDDLGVRRACRNTFKSVVPLLEFDGMAALVNTHRFSSDHRSDYEDFLRDLAKQFTQRMPSWVDAYMASIIQAFEAPWPVIQANAIYLCCSVISVSNDQHISSIYHSQVFGILVGKISQSSDAIVRATCSLALGLLLKSTYPSSWKVARLDPGNSILAGSESDSSRRT, encoded by the exons aTGTTGGAGGAAATATTTCTTCATTTGTCCAGTTCAAATTTAGCTGTTCCAGCAATGGTTCAAATACTTGCAGACTTTGCTTCATCTGATG CCTTTCAGTTCACTCCACGGCTTAAAGGTGTACTTATGAGAGTTCTGCCCATTCTAGGAAATGTGAAAGACATCCACCGGCCAATCTTTGCTAACG CTTTCAAGTCTTGGTGCCAGGCCTGTTGGCAATATAGTGTTGATTTTCCATTGTCTACAGTTATTGATGGTGATGTCAC GTCTTTCCTGAACTCCGCATTTGAGCTTTTGTTGAGAGTTTGGGCCAATACAAGGGATCTCAAG GTCCGCATATCTACAGTGGAGGCTTTGGGTCAGATGGTTGGTCTTGTAACTAGGAGACAACTGAAATCGGCTTTGCCAAGGCTCATACCCACTATTTTGGAATT GTATAAGAAGGATCAAGATATTGCCTTTGTGGCAACATGTAGTCTCAACAAGCTCCTGAATGCATCTCTACTTTCTGAAAGTGGTCCACCGTTGCTTGATTTTGAG GACCTTACTGTCATTTTATCAACGCTTCTTCCAGTGGTTTGCATCAATAGTGACAGTAAGCAGAGTTCTGATTTTTCAGTGGGACTAAAG ACTTACAATGAAGTTCAACATTGCTTTCTCACGGTTGGTACGGTTTACCCAGAGGATCTTTTTGTCTTTCTTCTCAAT AAATGCAGGTCGAAAGAAGAATCTCTGACTTTTGGTGCACTATCTGTCCTGAAGCACCTTCTGCCGAG ATTGTCTGAAGCTTGGCACACCAAAAAGCCCTTGCTGGTTGAAGCAGTGAAACATTTGTTAGACAAGCATAATTTGGCTGTTCGCGAAGCACTTGCAGAG TTAATTGTCGTTATGGCTTCCCACTGTTACTTGGTTGGTCCACCAGGAGAGTTCTTTGTAGAATATCTTGTACGACACTGTGCGATGCCTGATTCGGACGGTGAAGCCAATGAGAGCTCCAAGGAATTCAATCAGTCGACTGGCTCATCATATGCTGTCCTATACAAGAAGACAGAG GTAAAATTTGGAGGCGTCAGTCCAACAAATTTACGGGCAATTTGTGAAAAAGGTCTTCTTTTGATAACAGTAACTGTTCCTGTGATGGAG CTTGTGCTCTGGCCATTTTTGCTGAAAATGATCATTCCACGAATTTATACTGGTGCTGTTGCCACG GTTTGCAGATGCATCTCAGAATTATGCAGAAACAAAAGTCTAGGTGATACGATTCTTTCTGATGGTAAAATTCGTAGCGGTATTCCTAATCCTGAG GATCTTTTTGCACGGCTTGTGGTACTTCTTCACAATCCATTGGCGAGGGAGCAGTTGGTGACTCAGATTTTAACA GTCCTGTATAACTTAGCTTCTATATTTCCCAAGAATATTATTCTGTTTTGGCAAGATGAG ATTCCCAAAATGAAAGCTTATGTGAGTGATCCGGAAGACCTAAAGGAGGATCCATTATATCAAGAGACATGGGATGACATGATTATCAAC TTTATTGCAGAATCTTTGGATGTGATTCAAGATGTTGATTGGGTGATCTCTCTAGGAAATTCATTCTCAAATCAATATGAACTTTATCAATCGGATGATGAACATTCTGCGCTGCTTCACCG GTGTCTTGGCATATTGCTGCAGAAAGTTCATGACAGAACCTATGTTCGGGCTAAAATTGATTTGATGTACGTGCAAGCTGATATCGCTTTGCCCGTGAATAGACTTGGTTTGGCTAAGGCAATGGGATTG GTTGCCACTTCGCACTTGGACACAGTTCTGGATAAGTTGAAAGACATTCTTGATAATGTTGATCAGAGCCTCTTCCGAAG AATTCTGTCATTCTTTTCTGATAGAGACAAAATGGAAGAATCAGATGATGTTCATGCTTCTTTGGCTCTTATGTATGGATATGCTGCGAAATATGCTCCATCAACAATTATTGAAGCCAGAATAGATGCACTTGTG GGGACTAATATGCTTTCTCGTCTCCTTCATGTACACCATCCCACAGCGAAGCAGGCAGTTATAACTGCTATTGGTTTGCTAG GCCAGGCTGTCATTTCTGCTGCTTCATGTGGTAAATCATTCCCATTGAGAAAGAGAGATCTGCTACTTGACTACATCTTAACTTTGATGGGTCGTGACGATGAAGATGAACATTCTGATTCTAATCTGGAGCTTCTAAACACTCAG TGCCTTGCTTTAAGTGCTTGTACTACTTTGATTTCTGTGGAGCCTAAATTGACGATTGAAACAAGAAACCATGTTCTAAAG GCCACCTTAGGGTTTTTTGGTTTACCAAATGATCCGCCTGATGTCATAAATGGGCTCGTACAACACCTTATTACTCTCTTGTGTGCTATTCTTGTTACAAG TGGAGAGGATGGAAGAAGTCGAGCAGAACAGCTACTGCATATCTTGAGACAGATTGATCCCTATGTTTCCTCCTCTCTTGATCATCAAAGAACAAGAGGTTGTCTCGCGGCTCACGAGATGCTTCTTAAGTTCCGGGCGATATGCGTTGGTGGATACTGTTCACTTGGCTGCCAAGGAAATTGCACCCACTCCAAACAAAGCGAACGTGGTTTGCATGGAAATGTTTCAAAGTTACCAT CTGCATTTGCGTCTCCAAGTCGTGATGCTTTGTGCCTGGGGGAGAGGATCATGTTATATCTTCCTCGCTGCGCTGATCCAAATCCTGAAGCTAGAAACATTTCTGCACAG attattaatttatttttcagtatATCTCTTTCATTACCAAGGTCTACAAACTCTATTCTTGGACTTGATATTGAATCGTGTTATAGTGCTTTGTCTGCATTAGAGGATGTTATTGCTATCTTAAGGAGT gatgcttcacttGATCCATCAGAGGTATTTAACAGGATTGTTTCCtctgtatgtatattattttccAAAGATGAG CTTGTTGCTGCACTACATGTTTCCTCAACAGCTATCTGTGACAAAATCAGGCTATCTGCGGAAGGGGCAGTTCAAGCTGTGACCGAGTTCATCACAAAGAGGGGAAATGAGCTGAGCGAGGTTGATATCTCAAG GACCACACAGTCTTTGCTCTCTGCTGCAATTCATGTAACTGAGAAATACCTACGTCACGAAACTCTTAATGTT ATATCCTCTCTTGCTGAGAAAACCAGCTCAAGAATTGTTTTCAATGAAGTCTTGGTTGCTGCCGAGAGAGATATAGCCACCAAAGATGTATCTAGACTACGTGGTGGCTGGCCAATCCAGGATGCATTTTAT GTGTTTTCCCAGCATTCAGTACTTGCATATTCATTCCTGGAGCATTTAACTTCTATTCTGAATCAGACATCTATCTTTCAAGGTGACTCTAGGAAGGGAGAAAATTCCAACAGGTTTGGGGAAGGTCATTTGGATGATAATATGTTGAACGCTGCTGTTATAGCACTTACAGCATTCTTCAG AGGTGGTGGTAAAGTTGGAAAAAGGGCCGTCGAGCAAAACTATGGTTCTGTCGTTGCAACCCTGGTGCTTCACTTGGGAAGTTGTCAAAATTTAGCGAATGCTGGTCAGCAGGAGCCACTACG CACACTTCTGGGTGCATTCAATGCATTCTGTGAATGCGTTGGCGATCTGGAGATGGGAAAG ATTCTGGCTAGAAACAGAGAACAAAATGAAGAGGAGGCATGGATTGCTCTCATCGGGGACCTGGCTGGGTGTATTTCAATAAAAAGGCCGAAAGAG GTCTCTGCAATATGTTTGATTCTCAGCAAATCCTTAGACCAGCCATACAGATTTTTGAGGGAAGCCGCCGCCGCTGCGTTGTCGGAGTTTGTGAGGTTTAG TGATTGCATTGGTCCTATATTGGAGAACATGGTTGAAGGACTGTGTCGACATGTTTCTAATGATTCCCCAACTGTTAGACGCCTAAGTTTGAGAGGACTTGTCCAG ATGCCACCAGTCCATGTTGTCCAGTATACCACTCAAATTCTGAGTGTCATAGTTGCTTTGCTGGATGATCTAGATGAATCAGTTCAGCTTACTGCTGTCTCATGTTTGCTCACG GTTCTTGGATCACCTTCCATTGATGCGGTGGATCCCATTTTGCTGAACCTATCTGTTCGGCTTCGCAATCTTCAA ATATGCATGAATGCTGAAATCAGAGCCAATGCATTTTCAGCATTTGGAGCACTGAGCAGCTATGGGTATGGGACGCAGCATGACGCATTCCTTGAGCAG GTTCATGCAACCTTTCCACGTCTAGTGTTACATCTTCATGATGATGATCTTGGGGTACGACGAGCTTGCCGG AACACTTTCAAATCCGTTGTTCCTCTGTTGGAATTTGATGGTATGGCTGCTCTTGTCAACACTCATCGTTTTAGTTCTGATCATCG AAGTGACTACGAAGATTTCCTGAGAGACTTGGCTAAGCAATTTACTCAGCGTATGCCTTCCTGGGTTGATGCATACATGGCTTCAATAATACAG GCTTTTGAAGCTCCTTGGCCGGTAATACAAGCCAACGCTATTTATTTGTGTTGCAGTGTCATTTCGGTTTCAAATGATCAGCATATTTCCTCCATTTACCACAGCCAG GTGTTCGGAATATTGGTTGGAAAGATAAGCCAGTCATCTGACGCAATTGTTAGAGCTACATGTTCCTTGGCCCTTGGTTTATTACTGAAGTCAACGTATCCAAGTTCATGGAAAGTTGCTCGGCTCGATCCAGGGAACTCTATCCTAGCGGGAAGTGAGTCTGATTCTTCTAGGAGGACTTGA